One Nitrospira sp. DNA segment encodes these proteins:
- a CDS encoding response regulator transcription factor encodes MHTQEKEPACATVIIVSTSPLNRLGLQTFVALHRRLQLTGQADRRREAEALVARHEPHMVLLDLDTGCETVECARALRAMLPTIKIIALCGVRDRDVTAANHASVLDGVVLTTQPLAALFIAIETLLPLHRPEMWNHDKEPLPSRREGRPSRHSGERSVPPHAAELLTTRESHVLALLGEGLTNKDIARRLLICPTTVRHHLSHMFNKFDVSSRQQLLLRAQQHGLLQLNGCGHQAYARLNTR; translated from the coding sequence ATGCACACACAGGAGAAAGAACCGGCCTGCGCTACCGTGATAATCGTCAGCACGAGTCCGCTCAACCGTCTTGGCTTACAGACCTTCGTCGCCCTCCACCGACGGCTGCAGCTCACCGGGCAGGCTGACCGCAGGCGCGAAGCAGAGGCGTTGGTTGCGCGACACGAGCCGCACATGGTGCTCCTCGATCTGGATACTGGATGTGAGACCGTGGAGTGCGCACGCGCGTTGCGTGCGATGCTTCCAACCATCAAAATCATCGCGCTCTGTGGTGTGCGGGACAGGGACGTCACGGCAGCCAACCATGCATCGGTACTCGACGGAGTTGTGCTGACGACTCAGCCGCTGGCAGCCCTGTTTATCGCCATCGAAACACTGCTGCCACTTCACCGACCGGAGATGTGGAATCACGACAAGGAGCCACTCCCATCCCGACGTGAAGGGAGACCGAGCAGACACTCCGGCGAGCGTTCAGTTCCGCCTCATGCAGCCGAGCTCCTCACCACGCGTGAGTCCCATGTCCTGGCGCTACTCGGTGAGGGGCTAACCAACAAAGATATTGCCCGCCGGCTCTTGATATGCCCCACAACGGTTCGCCATCACCTGAGCCACATGTTCAACAAATTTGATGTGAGCAGCCGACAACAGCTGCTCCTGCGAGCCCAGCAACATGGGCTCCTGCAACTCAATGGATGCGGACACCAGGCCTACGCTAGACTGAACACACGTTGA
- a CDS encoding DUF3393 domain-containing protein — protein MPARRLPSFLLSLAIPLLFVGCETTDKMLGAAERAVGSTTGRTVLDIVHGKDPADIARQRVEQYGRDPQALLRDLRAVQRDFQALMAALTGEVGKKWGTKEVKLPEQKKYVKYTQNYRSRAIVDFDAGTILIETLDERDPRASLKNAVVTTLLTPNDPRSVDLFSDKEVTLTGDKEPYLLGLVVDQAGKPVRTPTEAEQFADSLLTKSTTTRKVDQENGEKTAHTVTIPMVANFSHKQAEKYRAVVGQFAERYQISPSLVFAIIRTESNFNPFAVSSAPAYGLMQLVPTSGGRDAYRKAKGEDKAPTRDYLFDPDNNIELGTAYLNVLTYSQLDDVADLVSREYCVISAYNTGAGNVFKTFSKDQRTALQQINGLQPAALYERLRSGLPYQETRDYLAKVVGFRKQFVSRGENGLR, from the coding sequence ATGCCAGCTCGCAGATTGCCGTCATTCCTCCTCAGTCTTGCCATTCCACTCCTGTTCGTCGGCTGCGAAACGACCGACAAGATGCTCGGGGCCGCGGAGCGGGCTGTCGGCAGCACGACCGGCAGAACCGTGCTGGATATCGTTCACGGGAAGGATCCTGCCGATATCGCACGGCAACGGGTCGAGCAGTACGGCCGAGACCCTCAAGCGCTGCTCCGTGACCTCCGAGCCGTTCAGCGAGACTTCCAGGCGTTGATGGCGGCGTTGACCGGAGAGGTCGGGAAGAAGTGGGGCACCAAAGAAGTCAAACTTCCGGAGCAGAAAAAATATGTGAAATACACGCAAAATTATCGAAGCCGGGCGATTGTCGACTTCGATGCGGGAACTATCCTGATCGAAACACTCGACGAACGCGACCCACGCGCCAGCCTGAAAAATGCCGTGGTCACCACCCTGCTTACCCCGAATGATCCTCGTAGCGTCGACCTGTTTTCAGACAAAGAAGTCACCCTGACCGGAGATAAGGAGCCCTACCTGCTTGGACTGGTGGTAGATCAGGCAGGAAAACCGGTTCGCACGCCGACCGAGGCGGAACAATTCGCGGACTCGCTCCTCACCAAAAGCACGACCACGCGAAAAGTCGATCAGGAGAATGGGGAGAAAACCGCACACACGGTCACTATTCCCATGGTGGCTAATTTCTCGCATAAGCAGGCCGAGAAGTACCGTGCTGTCGTCGGGCAGTTTGCCGAGCGGTATCAGATCAGTCCCAGCCTTGTCTTTGCCATCATCCGGACGGAGAGCAATTTCAACCCCTTTGCGGTAAGTTCTGCGCCGGCCTATGGATTAATGCAGCTGGTACCGACCAGCGGGGGACGAGATGCGTATCGCAAAGCCAAGGGGGAAGATAAAGCTCCGACCCGCGACTACCTGTTCGACCCTGACAACAACATCGAGTTGGGCACCGCCTACCTCAACGTCTTGACCTATTCGCAGCTCGACGACGTCGCGGATCTTGTTTCACGTGAATACTGTGTCATCTCTGCCTACAACACAGGAGCCGGTAACGTCTTCAAGACCTTCTCCAAAGATCAACGGACCGCATTGCAACAGATCAACGGCCTCCAGCCCGCGGCACTCTACGAACGCCTTCGCAGTGGACTCCCCTACCAGGAAACGCGGGACTACTTGGCTAAAGTCGTGGGGTTTCGTAAACAGTTCGTGAGTCGCGGCGAGAATGGGCTCCGCTAG
- a CDS encoding ABC transporter substrate-binding protein, with protein MRFGGTILFAAMLCLLIVLCLPLPGSTAQTPTETVQGTVNEVLYLLTELKETSRAGQRQWEIEQIVRRAFNYQEMAERALGEVGAQATAVDRRQFIRLFVQVLRDDVVDRLRDYTAAQVAYLAEQPEEPGRVRVLIAPAGLAIDTRMAFHLIHRDGGWLVDDVSIDGASIVATYRAQFSRILREGSFLDLMEYLKLKAPVA; from the coding sequence ATGAGATTTGGGGGAACGATCCTGTTCGCTGCCATGTTGTGCCTGCTGATCGTGCTCTGTTTGCCGTTGCCGGGATCGACAGCGCAAACGCCGACCGAGACCGTCCAAGGGACTGTCAATGAGGTGCTGTATCTCCTGACAGAATTGAAAGAGACCAGCAGGGCCGGACAACGGCAGTGGGAAATCGAACAAATCGTGAGGCGCGCATTCAACTATCAAGAGATGGCGGAACGTGCTTTGGGCGAAGTAGGGGCGCAAGCGACTGCCGTCGACCGCCGGCAGTTCATTCGGCTGTTTGTGCAGGTGTTGCGCGATGATGTGGTCGACAGGCTCCGTGACTATACGGCCGCCCAGGTGGCGTATCTGGCCGAGCAGCCTGAGGAACCAGGCAGAGTACGGGTGTTGATCGCTCCGGCGGGCCTAGCGATCGATACCAGAATGGCCTTTCACCTGATCCATCGAGATGGGGGGTGGTTGGTCGACGATGTGAGCATCGATGGTGCCAGCATCGTGGCCACCTATCGTGCGCAATTCTCCCGTATTCTTCGCGAAGGCTCCTTCTTGGACTTGATGGAATACCTCAAGCTGAAAGCGCCGGTCGCGTAA
- a CDS encoding sterol desaturase family protein — MMNNSVYPYLLFWGIGLLCFAAEWLYPARPILYRSVLWRDLLALGLYNLSFLVVVQVTDRIPIPQYLPVALYNLPSVAKLVLFYVVEDFALYWVHRLMHTRLIWPVHRWHHSPTSLYWLAGIRATIPHIALFNLTYIVALPLLHEASGWVFQVIMVEHIVRNNWMHLNVTWNSAWLERVFVTPRYHHIHHSSDPAHQMKNMGALLTIWDRLFGTYYDPDQIQRPLSFGLNEQVAPVRLMIGV; from the coding sequence ATGATGAATAACAGTGTGTATCCCTATCTGTTGTTCTGGGGGATCGGTCTCCTCTGTTTTGCGGCGGAGTGGCTGTATCCTGCGCGTCCCATTCTCTATCGATCGGTCCTTTGGAGAGATCTCCTGGCGTTGGGGCTCTACAATCTGTCGTTTCTGGTGGTCGTGCAGGTGACCGACCGGATACCGATTCCGCAATACCTCCCGGTGGCTTTGTACAATCTGCCTTCGGTGGCGAAACTGGTCCTGTTTTACGTTGTCGAAGATTTCGCTCTCTACTGGGTGCATCGATTGATGCATACCCGGCTGATCTGGCCTGTGCATCGATGGCACCATTCACCGACGTCCCTCTATTGGCTGGCGGGGATTCGCGCGACGATCCCACATATCGCGCTGTTCAATCTGACCTATATTGTGGCACTGCCCCTGCTCCACGAGGCTTCAGGGTGGGTGTTTCAGGTCATCATGGTCGAGCACATTGTGCGGAACAATTGGATGCATTTGAACGTGACGTGGAATTCGGCGTGGCTGGAACGGGTCTTCGTCACGCCGCGCTATCATCACATCCATCACAGCAGCGATCCAGCCCATCAGATGAAAAACATGGGCGCGCTGCTGACGATCTGGGATCGACTCTTCGGTACTTACTACGATCCCGATCAGATCCAGAGACCGCTCTCCTTTGGGTTGAACGAACAAGTCGCCCCTGTCAGGCTGATGATAGGCGTGTAG